CATACGTAAGTGCTGGAGCAGAATTTGCACCCATGCTTTGTAATATTTCGGCTCCATATTCGTCAAGCTCTTTCGTAGACATTCCCACTTGAGCATATTCTATCATGGATTTTAACGTCTTTGCAACAGCATTGCTAGCTTTTTGCATGCCTGTTAATTCGGTTTCATTCGTTATGGACATCGCTAATATTTATTGTGAAGCATGTAAGATCCGTTCCCAGACCATATGAATTTATTGGAATATAAACCGATATGAAATTCTTAATTTAATTAAAACAGCGATTTAATTCCGATTAAAAGCAAATATACGACATTTTAGCAACTAAAATTAGCAAACAGTTTCATCCTTGAGATTTGATGTTTAGACATTTGATTTTTTATGTATCTTTACATAACTTTAATGAGTTGCTATAGATCATTTAAATTGGAACAAAAATGGCATTGTTAGATAATCTGCAGTGGCGCTATGCCACAAAAAAATACGATCCTTCGAAAAGGGTCGCCCAAAAAGATGTAGACAAGATCTTGGAAGCTGCGCGAATGGCACCCAGTTCATCTGGGCTTCAGCAGTTTCGTGTAATCGTGATTAAAAATCAGGAATTAAAAGAAAAAATAGTACCCATAGCCTGGGGGCAACAGATTGTTGCTGATAGTTCGCATTTGCTGGTATTTGCAGGATGGGATAAATATACGGACGATCGAATTGATAGTACTTTTGATCAAATGAATGCATCACGTGGATTACCACTTGATACAACAGATGAATATAAGAATAACTTAAAAGCACAATTGGCGACTTTTACCGAAGAGCAGCAGGCTGCACATGCGGCAAAACAAGCCTACATTGCTTTTGGTTTGGCAATTGCGCAAGCAGCAGAACTAGGTATTGATGCCACACCAATGGAAGGTTTTTCAAATGTGGAGTTGGATAAATTGCTAGGATTGGACAAACTTGGATTGAAGAGCGCGACCATGCTCCCTTTGGGATATCGTATGGAAGGGGAAGATTGGTTGTTGAAATTGAAAAAGTTTAGACTTCCAAAAGAAGAATTTTTGATCGAACTCGCCTAGGAAGTCGCTTTAGCATACTAAAAAGCGTTTCAATTAATTTTTGAAACGCTTTTTTTTCGCTCTAAATGCTATTGAGATTGATAAGCAGTGCGATTGATTATCTTGCAGACATTTTTAGGCTCACTATTGTCCAACGGCTAAAATAATTCTAATTTTCCAACGTAATTGCCTTTACAGCGAATGCAAAGTGATTATAGGTAGAGGATAAACTTGCATTCAAAAGTGTTTAGAAGAAAAGGGCGTATATTTGTTGAAACACTGCCGGAAACTCCTGCGGAGCACAATTTATTGAAAACATGAAGGATTTTGTTGCTATGCCTTGATAAGTTTCAGCGTACAATTCAATGTCCAATTTTTCGCTGGGTCTATACACGATAGCTTGTGCAATGATAAACAACTCCTCTTTATCTTTTTGCTACTATATTTTCCAGCAATTCGATGGCATCGTAAAGGACACCTGCTTCACCTCTAAAAGTTCCAGAGCCCTCTGGTTTGTTATCTTTTGTGTACCATTCATAAAATCCTTTGTTTTTGATAACACGAGCAAGCATCGGCTGTATTTGCGCATAAGCTTCCTGTTGAAAGCCATTTTTAACAAGCTGCTGAATCATACGACCACCAAACCAAGTCCAGTCCCCACCATTTTGATAACCGTAAGGATACATGCCTTTGTTCTTAAACGAGCCTGCCGGATAAGTCGGGTACACGGTAAGTCCAATTGTTGCCGCACCAGCATCTTTTACATTTTTAATCATTTTATCCAATGAAACTTTTATTTGCTCTTTGCTGAGCAAATTAGCCTCAATAGCAATTGCTGTTCCACCATGATAATAGATTTGATTTTCATCAAAATCAGCCGCAAATGGAGAGCCTTTGATATAAATATGGGGAATAAACTTTTGGTTCTTTTCGTCCCAAAGGTGTTTCATGGTATTACTTGCTATAGACGCTCTGATTTTTCCCCACTTTTCTTTTTTCTCAGGGAAAAGATCCATGTAATTGTCAAGCGCGATCAAAAACATTGCATTGTCGTAGATGTCCAAAGCAATATGCGAATTTTCATCCAGGTGGACACCCCAATCGTGTTCAGGTTGAACGTCACCCCAATCGACTGTAGTTGCGCCCCAAAGTAAACCATAAGTAGCATTATAACGTTTGTCCAATAAAAATTGTAAAGCATGCTCCATGCGATCCTTTACAGCCGCATTTCCAATTTTTTCATCGAGAAAAGCCTTATCTTTCGTTGCAACGATATATTTATGTACCGCTTGGATCAAAGAAGACTCCTGGTCCGTTTCAACTGTATTTTTGTGTGCTGCATAATCAGGAGCTAAGGGACTAGTGATGGTATAATAGTCCGATACGCCATTTTTTAAGCTGGATTTTTTGACAAAACCATCGGCAATATTACCATCAGGACCTTGTAGCTTAAAAAACAAAGCTAATTGATCTTTGATCTGTTCATGGGGATGGACTTTTGTTGCTAAGGTGATAAATGTATTGTAATCTCTAATCCACACCTCACTGTATCCATCCCCCGCATTGAATCCACTTTTAATGACGTTCGTAGCCATATCTTTGACAAGATTGAAGCTGCTGTCTTTTTGGATGCTGTCCTGTAAATTGTTTGTCGAAACCTTACCGCCAGCATTTTGGCAGGACAGTAATAGGAGAGACGAAGATAACGCAAAAAATAGAGTTCTCATTGTGCTGTTAGTTTATAGTAAATGGTTTGATTAACATTTGGATTCTTTGACAAAAGATTGGATAACCTTTGCCTTATCGTTTCCTAAATTACGCAATGTATAGGATCCGGCAGCAGCAGGAACAGCAAAAGTCTCAGCATAATGAAAGACTTTCTTCATGCCATTTGCTGTCGTCAGCTCAATTGCCTCCCCCTCCACAAGCATCATGATGTGACACTGTCCTTGTGTTTCAATTGCAACATCCTGATCGAATTCGTATCTAAAAACATCGTAGAAATGATCTTCATGCGTTGGCAAATGTATTCTTGTTGCTTGCGCATCAAGGGCTACTTCAGTGGGCTGAGCAAGCAGCGTGTTTTTTACGACATCACCTTTTCGGCTAAAATTGAGGTTGGCGAATGCTCTATCAATATTTAATGGGCGCGGTTTCCCATCTAAATCCGGACGCACCCAGTCGTACATTTTAAAGGTATAATTGTAAGGTGTTGCACTGATTTCGAGTACGAGATTATTCACGCCGGAAGAATGTACAGTACCATGTGGTATCAAATACAATTGGTGTTTCTTGGATTCGAATTTTTGAACGTATTGCTCGATATCCATGGCTGTTCCGGTATGGAAGCTCTCTTCTAAAGCTGAGCGAAATTTGTCTGCATCAATGGATTGCTGAAAGCCCAGATACACTTGTGCGTCCTCTTTTCTATCAACGATATAGTATGATTCGTCCTGTGTGAAGTTTTCTCCAAATTCTGTTTTTGCATAGGCTGGACTAGGGTGACATTGAATGGATAGGTTGCCGCCATCAAAGGTATCCAGAAAATTGAAGCGTATCGGGAATTCAACATCGAAACGTTGCTGGGCATGACCAAGCACATTGGCACTTTCTTGAAACATCAATTGATCAAATGAAATTTCGAGTGTATGTCCATCTGCTTCGAGCAAAATGCCATTCTCAGGGACAATCATTTCGAAGGACCACGCATAGTTTTTGACATGCTGATCTATGCCTGAAAGGTGCTCTTTCATCCACTGTCCACCCCATACGCCGGGTTCAAAAGTTGGTCGTACGCGGAAGTAATTTTGGGACATGGCCAGCAAAGTAGCATGTAGATCCTTCCCTGTGATCCATGGTAGGTTTTGGGACGATTGTTGATCGGCAAGAATTTCGACACGGGAAAGGATAGACCTTTTATGTCTATTCAATATTTCCCAATCGACAAAATAGTAACGCTTGTAGGTTTCCTTTTGATTGGTCTGTGTTGAACAACCTAAGTTTAAAGCTTCTCCCGCACGCATACGTTGAATTAGCACGTTTTTGGGCAGATCAATAAACATCAGCTGACTAGACGTATCGACTAATGATGCTCCAGGGCCATAAAAGATGGTATACTCAGCTTGTATTGATTCGGCGTTTGCTCGTATGGTTTGAAGGTCCGCAAGCTTTTGGGTGTCAAAGTATTCAATGAGTTGAATCCCGGCCTTTTTTCCAAATAATGGATCGTCGCCACCGAGGTATGGTGCGACAAGCTCCTGGATCGCTGATTCAGTTTTTAAAGCTGAATCCATGGCAATAAATCGTGGAGTTACGCCCTGTTTTTCAAATTCTTGCTTTAGCTTGGGGATGATTGTAGCCCAGTCAACACCTACAAAACCATCAATGCTATGTATATTATGTGTAATGAGATGTGCAGCAAGATCCGTGTAGGAATTTGATAGTGTTCCTTGAACCGGAAACGTCGGTGTGATTTCGTACTGAAAAGGTTTTGTTTGAGTATTAGAATACATATAATGTAATTTATTGCAAATGAATGATGTTGGATTAAGTCGCTTTTTGCTTACTTGTTTGTTGATTTTTTATTGTGCTTTTCAATCCAGAATTTTTCGATCTCTTCCAAAGGTTTACCCTTTGTTTCCGGAAGGAATGCAAGTACAACAAGGAATGCGATGGCACAGAAAAATGCAAACAACCAGAACGTATAGCGGGCCCCCCAGGAAGCGAGTAGAATGGGTGTTAGTTGTCCCACGATAGCATCGGAAATCCACATCACCATAATACTGATACCCATGGCACGAGCCCGGATGGCATTTGGGAAGATTTCGGCGGCGACAACAAATTTTAGCGGGCCAATGGAAAAAGCAAAGAAAAATAAGAACGAAAGTATAGCGATAATCAATGCGATATTATTGACTTGACCTTGATTAAAAAGATATCCAGTAACCAGCAAACTCAGGGTAGCACCTACCGTTCCCAAAAGATATAAGGGACGTCTACCCCAATTGTCAACCTTCCAGATGGCAAAGAAAGTAAATAACACATTGGCGGCTCCAAAGAATAGTTGAGCATGATAGGAATTATTTAATGAAATACCAGATTCAAGCAATATGCTCGGACCATAGTAGACAATTGCGTTTATGCCACTGAGCTGTGAAAATAAAGGAAGGAACAAGCCCAATAGGAAGGCCTTGCGATAAATAGGCGAGAAGAGATCACGTAGATTTCCCTTCGAGGAAACGTTGCCGACCTCTTGTATATCCGATAGTCCTAATGCGCCACTGATCGCTGCTACTTCCGTGTTCCGCCCATTTTTAGATAGCCAACGTGGACTTTCAGGAATAAAGTAAACTCCGATGCATAACAATAAAGCCGGTACTGCACCAATTAAAAACATAGTTCGCCAGAGTTCATTTTGCTGTGCGGAGCTATATTCGAGAATCAAATAATTGCTGATATACGCAAAAAGGATCCCGAATGTAATAGCGAGTTGGTAACAGGTGACTGATCTTCCTCTAAATTTACTTGGCGATATTTCCGCGAGATATAAGGGCACAACGATTGAGGCTATTCCAACACCCAAGCCCCCAATGCTTCTACTTGCAATTAATATGCTATAAGAAGAACTGAATCCACAGCCAATTGCTGAACATAAAAAGAGCAGGGCCGCAGTAACAAAGGCTGGTTTTCTGCCGTATTTATCTGTTAATGGTCCTGTGAAAAATACACCAACAATACAGCCTAGCAGGGCTGAACTGACAAAAACGCCCTCTTGAGCAGGAGATAGTCCGAAAAATTGCTTTACTAACGGCAATGCACCTGCAATTACAGCCATATCGAAACCGAAAAGGAGTCCTCCAAGTGAAACGATACATAAAATGATGATAAATCTCTTTGACATCTGCGGTTTATATTAATATGTATATACATACAAACATATATCTATTTTTTTAATTATGCAAAAAATCTTATTTTAGCACAAGCAATCCAACTGATGAATTTAAAAATAGATCATAAAAGCCCTGTTCCGCTGCATATACAAGCAGAGAATCTGTTACGCGAATTAATTAAGCAGCCTGAATATATAGAGGGTAAGTTATTGCCCAACGAAATTGAATTAGCAAAAAGATTGGCAATTTCCCGTTCTACTTTGCGTTTGGCGATCAATAAACTAGTCTACGAGGAGTTGCTCATTAGAAAGAAGGGAATAGGCACGAAGGTGGCTAGTTCCAAATTTAGTTCCAAATCCAAGAATTGGCTGAGTTTCTCACAAGAGATGAAAAACCGAGGAATTGAGGTAAAGAATTTTGAGCTTCACGTCAGCTGGGTTGTTCCGGACAAAGCAGTCTCGAAGTTTTTTAATGTAGATGAGGACCAAAAGCTATTAAAACTAGAACGTCTGAGAGGAAAGAAAGATGACCCATTTGTTTATTTTATATCTTACTTCCATCCGCGTATAGGTTTAAACGGCGATGAAGATTTTAAGAGACCTTTATATGAGATCTTAGAAGCAGATTATCATGTCGTTGCAGATCTTTCTCAGGAAGAGCTGGATGCAATGGCCGCAAATAAATTTATAGCTGATAAATTGGAGATTAATATCGGTGATCCTATTCTGTCCCGCAAGCGCTTTGTATTTGACCAATCTGGGAAGCCGATTGAATATAATTTGGGGTTCTACCGCGCGGAAAGTTTTACCTATACTGTCGAAAGCAGAAGAGATCATTAGGGAATTCACTCATCCTTTTTGAATGGATCAATTAGATGAGTGAATAGCTAATTTATTTATTCTTTTAATGATTCTTTTCCAGGGTAGTTTCAGCCCAGCTTTCTAGGAGAGCTATTGCTTTACTCAGCACGCCTGCTGAACCTTTGAATTTTCCTGATCCACTGGGTACGTTATTTTGATCATACCATTCGTAAAATCCTTTGTTTTTCACAACCCGATCGATCATCGGTTGGAGTTCGGTATAGGCTTCCTGATAAAAGCCATTTAAAACGAGTTGCTGGATCATCCGTCCGCCAAACCAGGTCCAATCACCACCATTTTGGTATTGGTAAGGCTGAGCCATTCCGCCGATGAAAAATCCAACTGGATAGGTTGGGTATAAGGTCAATCCAATACTCGGCATGCCAGATAACCGCACGTTTTCAAGCATTTGTTTGTTGACTGTTTTTATTTCTGAAGGAGTTAGTAGCCCCGCTTCTATAGCGATGGCGGTGCCGCCATGATAATGGATCGTATTTTCATCAAATCCTTTAGGAATAGGTGATGTCTTAGGGTATATGTGCGGAATGAATTTTTGTTTTTTCTTATCCCATAAATAACGTCTACTGTTCGTTTCGAGACTCTTTTTTAATCCTTTCCATTCCACCTCCTTGGGAGAGTTGGGCTGGATTTCAATCAAGGCCTGCAATGCAATAATAAACATCGCGTTGTCATAAATATCGATTGCCTCATTGGAAAGTTGGTCATTCCAATCACAACCAAAGCTGTCGTTGGGCTGTACATCTCCCCAATCTGCTGTCATCGCACCCCAAAGTAGCTGATACTTTTGGTTGAACCGTTCCTTTTTCAGATAATCCAACATAAGTTGGATACGGTCTTTTACAGAAATTCCACCGACAGACTCCTCCAAGATACTGTAATCCTTTGTTTTTATTATGTATTTACCCAACAATTGGATGAGTGACGTTTCCTGGTCGGTTTCTACCGTGTTTTTAAAACCCACATGATCAGGAGCGTTTTTTGAATAGTAGGGTGTATCATCATGCCAGGTAAAGTCTTTCTTTAGTACATAGCCGTCTACCATTTCGCCATTGGGCTGTTGCATCCTAAAAAATACTAAAATAGCCCCTCTAATGTCCGCTTGGGACCGCTCTTCCAATGCGGTTTCGATGAATGTATTGAGATCTCTGGCCCAAATTTGTGAGTAGCCACTTCCCGCATTGAAACCTTCTTTGATGACCTCTCGGGCAAGGCTGTCCACATATTTTAGGTTTTGATCCGCTAGAATGCTTTTTGCTAACTTAAGTTGCGCGATACGGTCGGATTTTGTTTGTTGTGCTGATAGTTGGGTTCCGAGTAACAGAAGTATTAGACTAAAAAATGGGGTGTTTTTTTTCATTGTGGTTGTATTGTAATTAATTAGGATTGACAAGTGTACCTGTCAATCATTGGTATTTATTTCAACGTTAATTTGTATTTATTTCAGGCTTGTGATCGAAGATCAGCCGTTCGATGTGTATTTTTTTTGAATTTATTTACTGGTTATATTTTAATATGTATGTACAATCAAAGTTATGGAAAAATGTCAGTATTTAAGCTTTAATAGTGTTTTATTTGATTAGTATTTAAAATTTTACAAATTTAGGCGTTGCGATGCAATCTGTTAAGTCGTTAAATTAAGTAATAAAATCTAACTCATGTTTATACATACTCTATTTTTTTGTAAGTTTGCTGTAGAACCTAATTGAGAACAATGGTAAAGCGTATCAT
The genomic region above belongs to Sphingobacterium zeae and contains:
- a CDS encoding class I mannose-6-phosphate isomerase codes for the protein MYSNTQTKPFQYEITPTFPVQGTLSNSYTDLAAHLITHNIHSIDGFVGVDWATIIPKLKQEFEKQGVTPRFIAMDSALKTESAIQELVAPYLGGDDPLFGKKAGIQLIEYFDTQKLADLQTIRANAESIQAEYTIFYGPGASLVDTSSQLMFIDLPKNVLIQRMRAGEALNLGCSTQTNQKETYKRYYFVDWEILNRHKRSILSRVEILADQQSSQNLPWITGKDLHATLLAMSQNYFRVRPTFEPGVWGGQWMKEHLSGIDQHVKNYAWSFEMIVPENGILLEADGHTLEISFDQLMFQESANVLGHAQQRFDVEFPIRFNFLDTFDGGNLSIQCHPSPAYAKTEFGENFTQDESYYIVDRKEDAQVYLGFQQSIDADKFRSALEESFHTGTAMDIEQYVQKFESKKHQLYLIPHGTVHSSGVNNLVLEISATPYNYTFKMYDWVRPDLDGKPRPLNIDRAFANLNFSRKGDVVKNTLLAQPTEVALDAQATRIHLPTHEDHFYDVFRYEFDQDVAIETQGQCHIMMLVEGEAIELTTANGMKKVFHYAETFAVPAAAGSYTLRNLGNDKAKVIQSFVKESKC
- a CDS encoding sugar porter family MFS transporter codes for the protein MSKRFIIILCIVSLGGLLFGFDMAVIAGALPLVKQFFGLSPAQEGVFVSSALLGCIVGVFFTGPLTDKYGRKPAFVTAALLFLCSAIGCGFSSSYSILIASRSIGGLGVGIASIVVPLYLAEISPSKFRGRSVTCYQLAITFGILFAYISNYLILEYSSAQQNELWRTMFLIGAVPALLLCIGVYFIPESPRWLSKNGRNTEVAAISGALGLSDIQEVGNVSSKGNLRDLFSPIYRKAFLLGLFLPLFSQLSGINAIVYYGPSILLESGISLNNSYHAQLFFGAANVLFTFFAIWKVDNWGRRPLYLLGTVGATLSLLVTGYLFNQGQVNNIALIIAILSFLFFFAFSIGPLKFVVAAEIFPNAIRARAMGISIMVMWISDAIVGQLTPILLASWGARYTFWLFAFFCAIAFLVVLAFLPETKGKPLEEIEKFWIEKHNKKSTNK
- a CDS encoding GntR family transcriptional regulator; translation: MNLKIDHKSPVPLHIQAENLLRELIKQPEYIEGKLLPNEIELAKRLAISRSTLRLAINKLVYEELLIRKKGIGTKVASSKFSSKSKNWLSFSQEMKNRGIEVKNFELHVSWVVPDKAVSKFFNVDEDQKLLKLERLRGKKDDPFVYFISYFHPRIGLNGDEDFKRPLYEILEADYHVVADLSQEELDAMAANKFIADKLEINIGDPILSRKRFVFDQSGKPIEYNLGFYRAESFTYTVESRRDH
- a CDS encoding nitroreductase family protein — encoded protein: MALLDNLQWRYATKKYDPSKRVAQKDVDKILEAARMAPSSSGLQQFRVIVIKNQELKEKIVPIAWGQQIVADSSHLLVFAGWDKYTDDRIDSTFDQMNASRGLPLDTTDEYKNNLKAQLATFTEEQQAAHAAKQAYIAFGLAIAQAAELGIDATPMEGFSNVELDKLLGLDKLGLKSATMLPLGYRMEGEDWLLKLKKFRLPKEEFLIELA